GCACCAGCGCGCGGGCGGCCCCCACGCCGAGGTCCACGCCCTGCGCGCGGCCGGCGAGCGGGCCCGCGGCGGCACCGCCCTCGTCACCCTCGAACCCTGCAACCACACCGGCCGCACGGGACCGTGCGCCCAGGCCCTCGTCGACGCGGGCGTCACCCGCGTCGTCTACGCGGTGGCCGATCCCAACCCCGCGGCGACCGGCGGCGCGCAGACCCTGCGCGCGGCCGGGATCGAGGTCGAACAGGGCCTCCTGGAGGCCGAGGCCGCCGAGGGGAACGCCGCCTGGCTGACCTCGGTCCGGCTCGGCCGCCCGCACGTCACCTGGAAGTACGCCGCCACGCTCGACGGCCGCATCGCCGCCGCCGACGGCACCAGCCGCTGGATCACCTCCGCCGAGTCCCGCGCCGACGTGCACCGGCTGCGCGCCGAGTGCGACGCCGTCGTCGTCGGCTCCGGCACCCAGCGCGCCGACGATCCCCATCTGGCTGTGCGGGACATCGAGAACGTCGTGCAGCCGCTGCGCGTCGTCGTCGACACCCGCGGCACCGCCGTCACGCCGGGCGCCCGCGTCCTGGACGACGCGGCACCCACCCTGATCGCCGTCGCCGACGACGCCGCCCCCGCCCACGAGGGCGAGACCGTCCGACTCCCGCGCGCGGAAGGCGGGTTGGACATCCGGACCCTCCTCGACGCGCTCCACGCGCGCGGCGTGCGCTCCGTCCTCCTCGAAGGCGGCCCGACCCTCGCCGGGGCCTTCGTCGCCGCCGGCTGCGTCGACCGCGTCGTCGGCTACCTCGCCCCTGTCCTCCTCGGCGCGGGCCCCGCCGCCCTGGACGGCGGCGGAATCACCACCATCGCCCAAGCGTTGCGGCTCGACGTGAGCGAGACCGTCCGCATCGGCCCCGACCTGCGCATCACCGCGACCCTCGTAGCGAAGGAGCACTGAGTGTTCACCGGAATCGTCGAAGAGCTGGGCGAGATCACCGCCGTCGAGAACCTCCCCGACGCCTCCCGCTTCCGTCTGCGCGGCCCCGTCGTCACCGACGGTGCGAAGCACGGCGACTCCATCGCGGTCAACGGCGTCTGTCTGACGGTCGTGGAGCACGAGGGCGACGAATTCACCGCCGACGTCATGGCCGAGACCCTGAACCGCTCCAGCCTCGGCGCGCTCGCGGTCGGCTCCCGCGTCAACCTGGAGCGCCCCACCTCGGTCGGCGCCCGCCTCGGCGGACACATCGTGCAGGGACACGTCGACGGAACCGGCGAGATCGTCGAGCGCAAGCCGTCCGACAACTGGGAGATCGTCAAGATCTCGCTCCCCGACGGCCTCGCCCGCTATGTCGTCGAGAAGGGCTCCATCACCGTCGACGGCGTCAGCCTCACGGTGGTCGACGCGGGCCCCGACTACTTCACCATCAGCCTCATCCCCACGACCCTCGCGCTGACCACGCTCGGCATCAAGCAGCCCGGCGACCCGGTCAACCTCGAGGTCGACGTCATCGCCAAGTACGTCGAGCGCCTGCTCGGCGACCGCGCACACCAGCAGGGGGCCGCACAGTGAACTGGCTCAACTCCGAAGCCTTCACGGCCTTCGACCAGCACATCCTCTGGTCCGACATGATCGGCAACACCGTCGGCCTGATCGCCCTCGCGCTCGGCTGGCGGCGCTCGATCTGGACCTGGCCCGCCCAGTTCCTGTCCGGCGTCATCCTCGTCGCCGCGTACGCGTCCGCGCAGCTCTCCGGCGGCGTCGGCAAGCAGCTCCTCGTCATCGGCGTCGCGCTGTGGGGCTGGCGGCAGTGGACGCGCGGCAGGCAGCAGGCGCAGGACGGCTCCATCGCCATCCGGTTCGCCACCTGGAAGGAGCGGGGCGTCCTCGTCGCGGGCACCGCGGTCGGCACCCTCGCCGTCGGCGCCCTGTTCAGCGCCGTCCCGGACCTGTCCTGGAACCCCTGGCCCGACGCGTACATCTTCGTCGGCACCCTCGCCGCGATGGTCGCCCAGGCCCGCGGGCTCGTCGAGTTCTGGTTCGCCTGGCTGCTCGTCGACGTGGTCGGCGTGCCGCTCGCCTTCAGCAGCGGCCTCGCCTTCTCCGGACTCGTGTACGTCGTCTACCTCGCCCTCGTCCTCTGGGGCATGCGCGACTGGTGGCTGCGCTCCCGCACCGCCGCCTCGCAGCCCGTCATGGAAGGAGCCCCGGCATGACTGTGGCACCCGTCTGGCACGGCACCGCCAGCGAAGAAGACACCCTCGACCTCTCCCTCGACCCCGTCGAGCAGGCCGTCCGCGACATCGCAGCGGGCCGCCCCGTCGTGGTCGTCGACGACGAGGACCGCGAGAACGAGGGCGACCTCGTCGTCGCCGCCGAGAAGGCGACCCCCGAGATCGTCGCGTTCATGATGAGCGAGTGCCGCGGCCTGATCTGCGCACCCATGGAGTCCGAGGAGCTCGACCGGCTCCGCCTCCCGCAGATGGTCGAGCACAACACCGAGTCGATGAGCACCGCCTTCACCGTCTCCGTCGACGCGTCCGGCGCGCACGGCGTGAGCACCGGCATCTCCGCCGACGACCGCGCCACCACGCTCCGGCTCCTCGCGGGCGGCGCCGCGAGCGCCGACGACTTCGTGCGCCCCGGGCACATCTTCCCGCTGCGCGCCAAGCCCGGCGGTGTGCTCTCCCGCAACGGCCACACCGAGGCCGCCGTCGACCTCGCCCGGCTCGCCGGACTGCGCCCCGCCGGGGCCATCGTGGAGATCGCCGGCGAGGACGGGAAGATGCTCCGCCTGCCCGAGCTGATCCCCTTCGCCCGCAAGCACGGCCTGACGATCATCTCCATCGAGGACCTCATCGCCTACCGCCGCTCCGAGGAGCCCACCGTCCGCAGGGAGGCCGAGGTCAGCCTGCCCACCGCCTTCGGCGAGTTCACGGCGCACGGCTACCGCTCCACCGTCGACGGCGTCGAGCACGTCGCCCTCGTCCACGGCGACCTCGGCGACGGCGAGGACGTCCTGGTCCGCCTCCACTCCGAGTGCCTCACCGGCGACGTCTTCCACTCGCTGC
The window above is part of the Streptomyces venezuelae genome. Proteins encoded here:
- the ribD gene encoding bifunctional diaminohydroxyphosphoribosylaminopyrimidine deaminase/5-amino-6-(5-phosphoribosylamino)uracil reductase RibD, with the translated sequence MRRAITLAARGLGSTSPNPVVGCVVLDAAGEPVGEGWHQRAGGPHAEVHALRAAGERARGGTALVTLEPCNHTGRTGPCAQALVDAGVTRVVYAVADPNPAATGGAQTLRAAGIEVEQGLLEAEAAEGNAAWLTSVRLGRPHVTWKYAATLDGRIAAADGTSRWITSAESRADVHRLRAECDAVVVGSGTQRADDPHLAVRDIENVVQPLRVVVDTRGTAVTPGARVLDDAAPTLIAVADDAAPAHEGETVRLPRAEGGLDIRTLLDALHARGVRSVLLEGGPTLAGAFVAAGCVDRVVGYLAPVLLGAGPAALDGGGITTIAQALRLDVSETVRIGPDLRITATLVAKEH
- a CDS encoding bifunctional 3,4-dihydroxy-2-butanone-4-phosphate synthase/GTP cyclohydrolase II, with the translated sequence MTVAPVWHGTASEEDTLDLSLDPVEQAVRDIAAGRPVVVVDDEDRENEGDLVVAAEKATPEIVAFMMSECRGLICAPMESEELDRLRLPQMVEHNTESMSTAFTVSVDASGAHGVSTGISADDRATTLRLLAGGAASADDFVRPGHIFPLRAKPGGVLSRNGHTEAAVDLARLAGLRPAGAIVEIAGEDGKMLRLPELIPFARKHGLTIISIEDLIAYRRSEEPTVRREAEVSLPTAFGEFTAHGYRSTVDGVEHVALVHGDLGDGEDVLVRLHSECLTGDVFHSLRCDCGPQLEASMQRITDAGRGVVVYLRGHEGRGIGLLSKLRAYALQEQGSDTLDANLELGLPADARDYGAGAQILRDLGVRGVRLMTNNPDKTDAVQRHGLKVTGREPMPVEAGEHNLRYLRTKRDRMGHDLPWLDATDVSACGNQ
- a CDS encoding riboflavin synthase, producing MFTGIVEELGEITAVENLPDASRFRLRGPVVTDGAKHGDSIAVNGVCLTVVEHEGDEFTADVMAETLNRSSLGALAVGSRVNLERPTSVGARLGGHIVQGHVDGTGEIVERKPSDNWEIVKISLPDGLARYVVEKGSITVDGVSLTVVDAGPDYFTISLIPTTLALTTLGIKQPGDPVNLEVDVIAKYVERLLGDRAHQQGAAQ
- a CDS encoding nicotinamide riboside transporter PnuC, with the protein product MIGNTVGLIALALGWRRSIWTWPAQFLSGVILVAAYASAQLSGGVGKQLLVIGVALWGWRQWTRGRQQAQDGSIAIRFATWKERGVLVAGTAVGTLAVGALFSAVPDLSWNPWPDAYIFVGTLAAMVAQARGLVEFWFAWLLVDVVGVPLAFSSGLAFSGLVYVVYLALVLWGMRDWWLRSRTAASQPVMEGAPA